Proteins from a genomic interval of Arthrobacter sp. CAN_C5:
- a CDS encoding carbon-nitrogen hydrolase family protein: MSKAAEDGAIESDTLKVRLLQTDPTLGDVDGNLREIDSLIAAATDSDLVVLPELATHGYHLSEVPDAMPLQPTDQRLLGLSRHGPAAVVGFAEAFRHHTFNSAALLSHGEARIQRKMFLPTYRGWEERKHFRPGGQLHCEDLLNTRLSVLICNDAWQPAIPWLAAHAGAEVLVVPVNSATSHVGVATERAWEILLLHAAVVLQSFVVFVNRCGEENQRDFWGGSRVIHPSGEVLGQLGSDPGQLDVELDLGELRLLRRQWPLLQESRADLIAREAGRLAADDL; encoded by the coding sequence GTGAGCAAAGCTGCTGAGGATGGGGCCATTGAAAGCGACACACTGAAGGTCAGGCTGCTGCAGACCGATCCCACGCTGGGCGATGTCGACGGCAACCTGCGGGAGATTGACTCGTTGATCGCAGCTGCCACCGACAGCGATCTGGTGGTGCTCCCCGAACTGGCGACCCACGGTTACCACCTGAGCGAGGTACCTGATGCGATGCCGCTGCAGCCTACGGATCAGCGTCTACTGGGTCTGAGTAGGCATGGCCCGGCAGCTGTGGTGGGCTTTGCCGAAGCCTTCCGTCACCACACCTTCAACAGTGCGGCCCTGCTGAGCCACGGCGAGGCCCGGATTCAGCGCAAGATGTTCCTGCCGACGTACCGCGGATGGGAAGAGCGCAAGCATTTCCGTCCCGGCGGGCAGTTGCACTGTGAGGACCTTTTGAACACCCGCCTGTCGGTGCTGATCTGTAACGATGCCTGGCAGCCCGCCATTCCCTGGCTCGCCGCTCATGCAGGCGCCGAAGTTTTGGTGGTACCCGTCAATAGCGCAACGAGCCACGTGGGCGTAGCAACGGAGCGTGCCTGGGAAATTCTCCTGCTCCACGCTGCAGTGGTACTGCAGTCTTTTGTGGTCTTCGTCAACCGGTGCGGGGAGGAAAACCAGCGGGACTTCTGGGGTGGTTCGCGCGTGATCCACCCCTCCGGTGAAGTTCTCGGCCAACTGGGATCAGACCCCGGCCAGCTGGATGTTGAACTCGATCTGGGGGAGCTGCGGCTCCTGCGGCGCCAGTGGCCCCTTCTGCAGGAATCCAGGGCAGACCTCATTGCCCGCGAGGCTGGCAGGCTGGCGGCGGACGACCTCTGA